The Streptococcus sp. 29896 genome includes a region encoding these proteins:
- a CDS encoding arsenate reductase family protein — MEQLTVYYNPDCSKCKKLKILLPSQDLDIKWVNYLENPLTAEELAALLKKMDSQPSAVIRLTEEERAGLSEEELFQRLVEEPTTLNRPIIEREQTAFLCRPLDIIKEKMPEYDWSAYL, encoded by the coding sequence ATGGAACAATTGACGGTCTATTACAATCCCGACTGCAGCAAATGTAAGAAATTAAAAATCTTACTGCCTAGCCAGGACCTGGACATCAAGTGGGTCAATTACCTAGAAAATCCACTGACAGCAGAGGAATTGGCAGCTCTTTTGAAAAAAATGGACAGTCAGCCATCAGCAGTTATTCGGTTGACAGAAGAAGAGCGAGCTGGCTTGTCAGAAGAAGAACTTTTCCAGCGTTTAGTGGAAGAACCCACTACTCTTAATCGCCCCATTATTGAGCGAGAACAGACAGCCTTTCTCTGTCGTCCACTTGATATTATCAAAGAAAAAATGCCAGAGTACGACTGGTCAGCTTATTTATAA
- a CDS encoding purine-nucleoside phosphorylase: MSLLEKIYETKTFLEEKGMIKPEFGLILGSGLGELAEEVENAIVIDYADIPNWGKSTVVGHAGKLVYGDLAGRKVLALQGRFHFYEGNPMEVVTFPVRVMKALGCEGVIVTNAAGGIGYGPGTLMAITDHINMTGQNPLIGENLEEFGPRFPDMSNAYTKEYREKAHAVAEKLGIKLDNGVYLGVTGPTYETPAEILAFKTLGAHAVGMSTVPEVIVAAHSGMKVLGISAITNFAAGFQSELNHEEVVEVTEQIKGNFKGLVKAILAEL, from the coding sequence ATGAGTTTACTTGAAAAAATTTATGAAACAAAAACCTTTTTAGAAGAAAAAGGAATGATTAAGCCAGAATTCGGTTTGATTTTGGGCTCAGGTTTGGGCGAATTAGCGGAAGAAGTAGAAAATGCTATCGTAATCGATTATGCAGACATTCCAAACTGGGGCAAGTCAACAGTTGTAGGTCATGCTGGTAAGTTGGTTTACGGTGATTTGGCAGGACGCAAGGTCTTGGCTTTGCAAGGTCGTTTCCACTTCTACGAAGGAAATCCGATGGAAGTTGTGACCTTCCCAGTCCGCGTCATGAAAGCTCTTGGTTGTGAAGGCGTGATTGTAACCAATGCCGCCGGTGGTATCGGCTACGGCCCAGGTACCCTCATGGCTATTACAGACCATATCAACATGACTGGTCAAAATCCACTGATTGGCGAAAACTTGGAAGAATTTGGTCCACGTTTCCCAGATATGTCAAATGCCTACACTAAAGAATACCGTGAAAAAGCCCATGCCGTTGCGGAAAAATTGGGTATCAAGTTGGACAATGGTGTCTACCTCGGCGTGACAGGTCCTACCTATGAAACACCTGCAGAAATCTTGGCCTTCAAGACTTTGGGTGCCCATGCAGTCGGTATGTCAACAGTACCAGAAGTTATCGTGGCAGCTCACTCAGGTATGAAAGTTTTGGGAATTTCTGCTATCACAAACTTTGCGGCAGGTTTCCAATCCGAACTCAACCACGAAGAAGTTGTAGAAGTAACCGAGCAAATCAAGGGCAACTTCAAAGGCTTGGTCAAGGCTATCTTGGCTGAGTTGTAG
- a CDS encoding LemA family protein produces the protein MTNKPWFSVLKGIGIIALLTMVWLVFFAAIDTSGSNTNYEPFNGASIICAVISYLIILFILQYNKVVHLKEEIITSYNAIEIKQLHVTKLLDQLQEVTDKIVDHELKMSVKNTFSELIEEEKQSDRLTAEGNDANHHQTKKKFTSNSGSNNFHDHLSQHSEKVTKLVERIERDTKGRADESLRDLMREIKEAEALVTNQRLYYNDTVSQYNKSIYALPFAFLRGTLGFKERDYM, from the coding sequence ATGACCAACAAACCCTGGTTCAGTGTTCTGAAAGGGATAGGCATTATTGCACTACTTACAATGGTATGGTTGGTTTTCTTTGCAGCTATTGATACGAGTGGTTCTAACACCAACTACGAGCCTTTCAATGGTGCTTCGATTATTTGTGCAGTAATTTCTTATCTGATTATTTTATTTATACTGCAATATAATAAGGTTGTTCACTTAAAAGAGGAGATTATCACTTCTTACAATGCAATAGAGATTAAACAACTACATGTTACAAAGTTGTTGGACCAACTGCAAGAAGTGACGGATAAAATTGTAGATCACGAGTTAAAAATGTCTGTGAAGAATACCTTTTCCGAGTTGATTGAAGAGGAGAAGCAGTCAGACCGTCTGACTGCAGAAGGAAACGATGCCAATCATCATCAGACCAAGAAGAAATTCACTTCTAATTCGGGTTCAAACAATTTCCATGACCATCTGTCGCAACACTCTGAAAAAGTTACAAAGTTGGTGGAACGGATCGAACGGGATACAAAAGGAAGAGCTGATGAGAGTCTGCGTGATTTGATGCGAGAAATCAAAGAAGCTGAAGCTCTGGTGACCAACCAACGCCTGTATTACAACGACACAGTTTCACAATACAATAAATCAATCTATGCCTTGCCATTTGCCTTCTTAAGAGGGACACTTGGTTTCAAGGAGCGAGACTATATGTAA
- the deoD gene encoding purine-nucleoside phosphorylase, with amino-acid sequence MSIHISAKPGEIADKILLPGDPLRAKFIAENFLEDAVCFNEVRNMFGYTGTYKGHRVSVMGTGMGMPSISIYAHELINEYGVKKLIRVGTAGSLSADVHVRELVLAQAAATNSRMINIDWPEYDLPQIASFNLLDKAYHIAKDLNLTTHVGNVLSSDSFYSPKLFSRNLELGQIGVKAVEMEAAALYYLGAKFGVETLAIMTISDSLVNPDEDTTAEERQNTFTDMMKVGLETLIAE; translated from the coding sequence ATGAGTATCCATATTTCCGCAAAACCAGGCGAAATTGCTGATAAGATTTTGCTTCCTGGTGATCCGCTTCGTGCTAAATTTATCGCTGAAAACTTCCTTGAAGATGCAGTTTGCTTCAACGAAGTTCGCAATATGTTCGGCTACACAGGTACCTACAAGGGTCACCGTGTCTCTGTCATGGGAACAGGTATGGGAATGCCATCCATCTCTATCTATGCTCATGAATTGATCAATGAATACGGTGTGAAAAAATTGATCCGTGTTGGAACAGCAGGCTCACTGAGTGCTGATGTTCATGTTCGTGAATTGGTCTTGGCGCAAGCAGCTGCAACCAACTCTCGTATGATCAATATTGATTGGCCAGAATATGACTTGCCACAAATTGCAAGTTTCAACCTTTTGGACAAGGCATATCATATTGCTAAAGACCTTAATTTGACAACGCATGTCGGTAATGTCTTGTCTTCAGACAGTTTCTACTCACCTAAACTTTTCAGTCGTAATTTGGAACTTGGTCAAATTGGTGTCAAGGCAGTTGAGATGGAAGCTGCAGCCCTTTATTATTTGGGTGCTAAATTCGGTGTTGAAACACTTGCAATCATGACTATTTCTGATAGCTTGGTCAACCCAGACGAAGATACGACAGCAGAAGAGCGTCAAAACACTTTCACGGACATGATGAAGGTTGGTTTGGAAACCTTGATTGCTGAATAG
- a CDS encoding HIRAN domain-containing protein, which yields MKELKLGTSLEMLAEPANPYDSEAVVILFQGKKLGYIPKHKNSLISRLLFYGHGEILEARVQMIDLTEHPERQLRVVVKFKDFRK from the coding sequence GTGAAAGAATTAAAACTGGGTACTTCTTTAGAAATGCTTGCGGAACCAGCTAACCCTTATGATTCAGAAGCAGTTGTGATTCTATTTCAAGGGAAAAAATTGGGTTATATTCCCAAGCATAAAAATAGCCTAATTAGTCGATTGTTATTCTATGGACATGGTGAGATCCTTGAAGCCAGAGTTCAAATGATAGATTTAACAGAACACCCGGAACGTCAACTTCGTGTGGTTGTAAAATTCAAAGATTTTCGTAAATGA
- a CDS encoding glycogen/starch/alpha-glucan phosphorylase yields MINLQHFVQAMYAKRIEDCSDYELYYALLAFTKQQSEAKYTNQQKKKVYYISAEFLIGKLLSNNLINLGVYDEVKSQLAAAGKDLIAIEDVEMEPSLGNGGLGRLAACFLDSIASLGLNGDGVGLNYHFGLFRQLFEYHQQSAVPNEWITPRSWLTESPISYQVPFANFTLTSKLYDIDVPGYKTERKNRLRLFDLGSVDDNIIYDGIEFDKEDIFRNLTLFLYPDDSTYEGKILRIFQQYFMVSNAAQLLIDEAVAKGSNLHDLPDYAVVQINDTHPSLVIPELIRLLELRGISFDEAIEIVKKMTAYTNHTILSEALEKWPFDFLNRVVPHLVPFIEELDRRAKEVKNDPAVNIIDEHGRVHMAHMDIHYGYSINGVAALHTEILKTSELKAFYELYPEKFNNKTNGITFRRWLMHANPSLASYLDGLLGHGYHHDASELEKLLDHKDSKELKKWLEETKQHNKRKLQRHIAKTQGVEVNPESIFDVQIKRMHEYKRQQMNVLYVIHKYLDIKAGNIPTRPLTVFFGGKAAPAYTTAQDIIHLILVLSQVIKNDPEVAPHLQLVMIENYNVTEASFIIPAADISEQISLASKEASGTGNMKFMLNGALTIGTDDGANVEIHELVGDENIYIFGQDSQTVIDHYVNGSYHPYAFYEREAIRPLIDFITSDTIRQAGGIDERLWRLQDNLKHNDHFMTLLDLEDYIATKERMLADYEDRDSWLDKVIVNIAKAGFFSSDRTIQQYNEDIWHLEA; encoded by the coding sequence GTGATTAATTTACAACATTTTGTTCAGGCTATGTATGCCAAACGTATCGAGGATTGTTCTGACTATGAACTCTATTATGCTCTTCTAGCATTTACTAAACAGCAGAGCGAAGCAAAATATACTAATCAACAAAAGAAGAAAGTTTACTATATTTCTGCTGAGTTCTTGATTGGTAAACTCTTGTCTAATAACTTGATCAACTTGGGTGTTTATGATGAGGTGAAGAGCCAGCTTGCAGCAGCAGGTAAAGACTTAATTGCTATTGAAGATGTGGAGATGGAGCCATCACTAGGAAATGGTGGTTTGGGTCGTTTGGCTGCCTGCTTCCTTGATTCAATTGCTAGTCTAGGTCTTAATGGTGATGGGGTCGGATTGAACTACCACTTCGGACTTTTCCGTCAGTTGTTCGAATACCATCAGCAATCTGCAGTGCCAAATGAATGGATTACACCACGTTCTTGGTTGACAGAATCCCCAATTTCTTACCAAGTGCCATTTGCTAACTTTACCTTGACGTCTAAGTTGTACGATATCGATGTGCCAGGTTATAAGACTGAGCGGAAGAACCGTTTGCGTTTGTTTGACCTTGGTTCAGTTGATGACAATATTATTTATGATGGCATTGAGTTTGACAAGGAAGATATTTTCCGTAATTTGACCCTCTTCCTTTATCCAGATGATTCGACATACGAGGGTAAAATTCTCCGTATCTTCCAGCAGTATTTCATGGTATCAAATGCAGCTCAACTCTTGATTGATGAAGCGGTTGCCAAAGGGTCAAACCTCCATGACTTGCCTGATTATGCGGTGGTTCAAATCAACGACACTCACCCATCCCTTGTCATTCCAGAATTGATTCGTCTCTTGGAACTCCGTGGCATTTCCTTTGATGAGGCAATCGAAATTGTTAAGAAAATGACGGCCTATACCAACCACACTATCTTGTCTGAAGCCCTTGAAAAATGGCCGTTTGACTTCTTGAACCGTGTGGTGCCTCACTTAGTACCATTTATCGAAGAGTTGGACCGCCGTGCCAAAGAAGTGAAAAATGATCCAGCGGTTAATATCATCGATGAGCATGGTCGTGTTCACATGGCCCACATGGATATTCACTATGGCTACTCTATCAACGGTGTGGCAGCCCTCCATACTGAGATTTTGAAGACATCTGAGTTGAAAGCCTTCTATGAGCTCTATCCAGAGAAGTTTAACAACAAGACTAATGGAATCACCTTCCGTCGTTGGCTCATGCATGCCAACCCAAGTTTGGCGAGCTATCTTGATGGCCTACTTGGTCATGGCTACCACCATGATGCCAGCGAGTTGGAAAAACTTTTGGACCACAAAGACAGCAAAGAATTGAAGAAATGGTTGGAAGAAACTAAGCAACACAACAAGCGTAAGTTGCAACGTCATATTGCTAAGACGCAAGGTGTGGAGGTCAATCCAGAGTCTATCTTTGATGTACAAATCAAGCGTATGCATGAGTACAAGCGTCAACAGATGAATGTCCTCTATGTTATCCACAAGTATTTGGATATCAAGGCTGGCAATATCCCAACTCGTCCATTGACAGTCTTCTTTGGCGGAAAAGCAGCACCAGCTTACACAACGGCTCAAGATATTATCCACTTGATTTTGGTCTTGTCACAGGTTATCAAAAATGATCCAGAAGTAGCACCACACTTGCAGTTGGTCATGATTGAAAACTACAACGTAACAGAAGCCAGCTTCATCATTCCAGCGGCAGATATTTCAGAGCAGATTTCTCTTGCATCTAAAGAAGCATCTGGTACTGGTAACATGAAATTCATGCTCAATGGTGCCTTGACCATCGGTACAGATGATGGTGCCAACGTGGAAATTCATGAATTAGTTGGTGATGAAAATATCTACATTTTCGGTCAAGATAGCCAAACTGTTATCGACCACTATGTCAATGGTAGCTACCATCCTTATGCCTTCTACGAGCGCGAAGCTATCCGTCCATTGATTGATTTCATCACTTCTGACACTATTCGTCAGGCTGGTGGTATCGATGAACGACTCTGGCGCTTGCAGGACAACCTCAAGCACAATGACCACTTCATGACCTTGCTGGACTTGGAAGACTACATTGCAACTAAGGAAAGAATGTTAGCAGACTACGAAGATCGTGACAGCTGGTTGGATAAGGTCATCGTCAACATTGCTAAAGCAGGATTCTTCTCATCAGACCGTACTATCCAACAGTACAACGAAGATATCTGGCATTTGGAAGCGTAG
- a CDS encoding VanZ family protein, producing MKKEIFYDCINLILSFLLCRWLFMTFLFYQFTTIFMTVDFWSALAAILLMTGVCFTLFRLVYKPRISRLTLCFFYTCYGLLLVYLLFFKSMGVRGVNWDLLSTFSQDLFLNPAILVFNLLLFLPLGLLFSFSWKKLSLFVGAILLVEACQFFFSLGFFDLGDILLNTSGFALGNFLGQSAIANSFKNRIQKK from the coding sequence ATGAAAAAAGAAATTTTCTACGATTGTATCAACTTGATTCTATCATTTCTGCTCTGCCGCTGGCTCTTCATGACCTTTCTTTTTTACCAGTTCACGACCATTTTCATGACGGTTGATTTTTGGTCTGCGCTTGCAGCGATCCTGTTAATGACTGGGGTTTGCTTTACTCTCTTTCGACTGGTCTATAAGCCCCGCATTTCGCGACTGACGCTTTGTTTTTTCTACACTTGCTACGGGCTTCTGCTAGTCTATCTTCTCTTTTTCAAAAGCATGGGCGTCAGAGGTGTCAACTGGGATCTCCTTAGTACCTTCTCTCAAGACCTATTTCTCAATCCTGCTATATTGGTCTTTAACCTCTTACTCTTTTTACCACTTGGGTTGCTTTTTTCATTTTCTTGGAAAAAACTTTCTCTCTTTGTAGGGGCCATATTGCTAGTTGAAGCCTGTCAATTCTTCTTTTCACTGGGCTTCTTTGACCTTGGTGACATCTTGCTTAACACCTCTGGCTTTGCCCTTGGAAACTTCTTGGGACAATCCGCAATCGCCAACTCTTTCAAAAATAGAATACAGAAAAAATGA
- the hemW gene encoding radical SAM family heme chaperone HemW has protein sequence MKKRPTSAYIHIPFCTQICYYCDFSKVFIKNQPVDEYLAALMEEVKFYDLPALRTLYIGGGTPSALSADQLDYLLTNLEDLLDLSQLEEFTIEANPGDLTADKIAVLKKSKCNRVSLGVQTFDDRMLKKIGRSHNQAQIYETIAALKEAGFHNISIDLIYALPGQTMEQVVDNVAKALELDIPHMSLYSLILENHTVFMNRQRRGNLHLPNEDVESDMFDYILQELEKNGFEHYEISNFTKPGFESRHNLMYWDNSEYYGLGAGASGYIDGMRYRNRGPIQHYLKSIREKGHSRLHEEFLSQTEQMEEEMFLGLRKKTGVSIERFEEKFGISFEDCYGQVVRDLKNEGLLQEEDRWLRMTKKGLFLGDTVAERFIIED, from the coding sequence ATGAAAAAACGACCGACATCTGCCTATATCCACATTCCATTTTGCACCCAGATTTGTTACTACTGTGATTTTTCCAAGGTCTTTATTAAGAACCAGCCTGTTGACGAGTATTTGGCAGCCCTCATGGAAGAGGTCAAGTTTTACGACCTGCCAGCCCTCCGCACGCTTTATATCGGAGGCGGAACACCATCGGCTCTTTCGGCAGACCAGCTAGATTATCTCCTGACCAATCTGGAGGACTTGCTGGACTTGTCACAGCTGGAAGAATTCACTATTGAGGCCAATCCAGGTGACTTGACGGCAGACAAGATTGCGGTTCTGAAAAAGTCCAAGTGCAATCGGGTGTCGTTGGGTGTTCAGACCTTTGATGACCGTATGCTGAAAAAAATCGGTCGTAGCCACAACCAGGCCCAGATTTATGAAACCATTGCAGCCCTCAAGGAAGCGGGTTTTCACAACATTTCCATTGACCTGATTTATGCCCTGCCTGGTCAGACCATGGAGCAGGTGGTGGACAATGTCGCCAAGGCCTTGGAGCTGGACATTCCCCACATGAGCCTCTATAGCTTGATTTTGGAGAACCACACGGTCTTCATGAACCGCCAACGCCGTGGCAACCTGCATCTGCCCAACGAAGATGTGGAGTCGGATATGTTCGACTACATCCTACAAGAGCTGGAGAAAAACGGCTTCGAGCACTACGAAATCTCCAACTTCACCAAACCTGGTTTTGAGAGTCGCCACAACCTCATGTACTGGGACAACTCGGAGTACTATGGTCTAGGAGCTGGAGCATCTGGCTACATCGACGGCATGCGCTACCGCAACCGTGGCCCCATCCAGCACTACCTCAAATCCATCCGCGAAAAAGGCCATTCCCGCTTACACGAAGAATTCCTCAGCCAGACCGAGCAGATGGAAGAAGAGATGTTTCTGGGCCTACGGAAAAAAACTGGCGTGTCCATTGAGCGATTCGAGGAAAAGTTTGGCATTTCCTTTGAAGACTGCTACGGTCAGGTGGTCAGAGACTTGAAAAATGAAGGTCTCTTGCAAGAAGAAGACCGTTGGCTTCGGATGACCAAAAAGGGTCTGTTTCTGGGCGATACAGTTGCCGAGCGTTTCATTATAGAAGATTAG
- a CDS encoding acyl-ACP thioesterase domain-containing protein, translated as MGLSYQEEFTIPFDMVDVKQEIKLPDFISYCLGVSGRQSEELGRSDLYVYQEFGLIWVVTDYELTIQRLPKYNETITIKTEAVAYNKFFCHRMFYIYDAAGNLLLDILCYFVLIDFETRKVAPVPEDLIAPYQSEQVKKLSRAPKYQLLENPSVQEFPVRYFDLDMNGHVNNGKYLEWMYEAQGYDFLLCHVPKKIQLKYLKEVEATSLVSSRMVAEAGVSQHEIVVDGHIHAQAVIEWRESHVAG; from the coding sequence ATGGGACTAAGCTACCAAGAAGAGTTCACCATTCCTTTTGATATGGTGGATGTCAAACAAGAAATCAAACTGCCTGACTTTATTTCCTACTGTCTTGGTGTGTCAGGTCGGCAGTCGGAAGAACTGGGTCGTAGTGACCTCTATGTTTATCAGGAATTTGGCTTGATTTGGGTGGTGACAGATTATGAACTAACTATTCAACGCCTACCTAAGTACAATGAAACCATCACGATAAAAACAGAAGCGGTGGCCTACAACAAGTTTTTCTGTCATCGGATGTTCTATATCTACGATGCAGCGGGCAATCTTTTGTTAGACATTCTCTGCTACTTTGTCCTGATTGATTTTGAGACTCGCAAGGTGGCGCCTGTTCCAGAAGATTTGATTGCCCCTTATCAGTCTGAGCAGGTCAAGAAATTGTCTCGGGCTCCCAAGTATCAGCTCTTGGAAAATCCATCTGTTCAAGAATTTCCTGTTCGTTATTTTGACTTGGATATGAATGGGCATGTCAACAATGGCAAGTACCTGGAATGGATGTATGAAGCACAGGGCTATGATTTTCTGCTCTGCCATGTCCCTAAAAAAATCCAACTCAAGTATCTTAAGGAAGTAGAGGCGACTAGCTTGGTGAGTTCACGCATGGTGGCAGAAGCTGGTGTCAGCCAGCATGAGATTGTGGTAGATGGGCATATTCATGCGCAAGCTGTCATAGAATGGAGGGAAAGTCATGTCGCAGGATAA
- a CDS encoding NUDIX hydrolase N-terminal domain-containing protein codes for MSQDKWLEWAVRLQALAQTGLAYGKDVYDIERFEEIRQIAAEMLVEPSGQPLEVVTDLFCNETGYQTPKLDTRAAIFQEDKILLVQENDGLWSLPGGWCDVDQSVKENVVKEVKEEAGLDVEALRVVAILDKHKNNPAKSAHRVTKVFILCRLLGGEFQPNSETVASGFFSLDDLPPLSLGKNTAEQLVLCLEARRSEHWETRFD; via the coding sequence ATGTCGCAGGATAAGTGGTTGGAATGGGCCGTACGTTTACAAGCCTTGGCTCAGACAGGCTTGGCCTATGGAAAAGATGTCTATGACATAGAGCGATTTGAGGAAATCCGTCAGATTGCGGCGGAAATGTTGGTAGAGCCATCTGGACAGCCCTTGGAAGTGGTGACAGACTTGTTTTGCAATGAAACAGGCTATCAGACACCCAAGCTGGATACCCGCGCAGCTATTTTTCAAGAGGATAAAATCCTACTTGTCCAGGAAAACGATGGGCTCTGGTCCTTGCCAGGTGGTTGGTGCGATGTGGACCAGTCCGTCAAGGAAAATGTTGTCAAGGAAGTAAAGGAAGAAGCGGGGCTGGATGTGGAGGCTCTGCGAGTCGTTGCGATTTTGGACAAGCACAAGAACAATCCGGCCAAGTCAGCCCACCGCGTGACCAAGGTCTTCATTCTATGTCGTCTCCTTGGCGGGGAGTTTCAGCCCAATTCGGAAACAGTTGCCAGTGGCTTCTTCAGTCTAGATGATTTACCACCGCTCTCACTTGGGAAAAATACAGCTGAGCAGTTAGTACTTTGCTTGGAAGCTAGGCGGTCTGAGCATTGGGAAACACGATTTGATTAA
- a CDS encoding TIGR01457 family HAD-type hydrolase, producing the protein MTYQGYLIDLDGTIYEGKKRIPAGERFIHRLQERQIPYLFVTNNTTRRPEMVQAMLAENFNIETPLETIYTASLATVDYMNDLGKEKTVYVIGEDGLKSAIFEAGYVEDTENPAYVVVGLDTQLTYEKLTIATLAIQKGATFIGTNPDLNIPTERGHLPGAGSLIALLKAATRVEPTFIGKPKAIIMDKALEILGTERSQTVMVGDNYLTDIRAGIDNGFPTLLVLTGFTKPEEVADLPLAPTHVLNSLDEWSFDEN; encoded by the coding sequence ATGACCTATCAAGGCTATTTGATTGATTTGGATGGAACGATTTATGAAGGGAAAAAGCGGATTCCTGCTGGTGAGCGGTTTATTCATCGCTTGCAAGAACGTCAGATTCCCTATTTATTCGTGACCAACAACACCACCCGCCGTCCTGAGATGGTGCAGGCTATGTTGGCTGAAAACTTTAACATTGAAACACCACTTGAAACAATCTATACAGCCAGTCTGGCGACAGTAGATTATATGAATGATTTAGGCAAGGAAAAGACAGTCTATGTCATTGGAGAAGACGGGCTCAAGTCTGCCATTTTTGAGGCAGGCTATGTGGAAGATACGGAAAATCCAGCCTATGTTGTTGTCGGTTTGGATACTCAGTTGACCTATGAAAAACTGACCATTGCCACCTTGGCTATTCAAAAGGGAGCGACCTTTATCGGTACCAACCCTGATTTGAACATTCCGACAGAAAGAGGTCATTTGCCAGGAGCAGGCTCACTTATTGCGCTTTTGAAAGCTGCAACCCGAGTAGAGCCGACCTTCATCGGTAAGCCTAAAGCCATTATCATGGACAAGGCTCTGGAGATTTTAGGCACAGAACGTAGCCAAACGGTTATGGTGGGAGATAACTACCTGACGGATATTCGCGCAGGGATTGACAATGGATTTCCAACTCTTTTAGTCCTGACTGGATTTACCAAGCCAGAAGAAGTAGCAGACTTACCTCTGGCTCCAACCCATGTCCTCAACAGCCTAGATGAATGGAGTTTTGATGAGAACTAA
- a CDS encoding TIGR01906 family membrane protein, which translates to MRTKLQLVGTVFFTLSAAVLGTIYLAWLVYPLEISFLGLEKVVYMKAADISYNFNILMNYLTNPFASVLDMPNFSSSADGLKHFADVKGLFHLAQLIFLISLPVVFYFWKEVVRKGYGKLYRTVFMWVALAPLLLALVGLLIGFDSFFVLFHHLLFPGDSTWLFDPLKDPVIYILPQEFFLHCFILFFILYEVFCGIWFFIIKKCDIR; encoded by the coding sequence ATGAGAACTAAGTTACAGCTTGTTGGAACAGTATTTTTTACCTTGTCGGCAGCAGTTCTAGGAACCATCTACCTAGCTTGGCTAGTTTATCCGCTTGAGATTTCTTTTTTGGGGTTGGAAAAAGTGGTCTACATGAAAGCGGCAGATATTTCCTACAATTTCAATATCCTGATGAACTATCTAACAAATCCTTTTGCAAGTGTTTTAGACATGCCAAATTTTTCATCCTCAGCTGATGGTCTGAAACATTTTGCGGATGTGAAAGGTCTCTTTCATCTGGCACAGCTTATTTTTCTGATTAGTTTGCCTGTAGTTTTCTATTTTTGGAAAGAAGTGGTGCGAAAAGGATATGGCAAGCTCTATCGAACTGTTTTTATGTGGGTGGCACTAGCTCCTTTGCTCCTTGCGCTAGTGGGCTTGCTGATTGGTTTTGATAGCTTTTTTGTTCTCTTCCATCATCTGCTCTTTCCAGGTGATTCGACCTGGCTCTTTGACCCCTTGAAAGATCCGGTCATTTATATACTTCCCCAGGAATTTTTCCTTCATTGCTTCATCCTATTTTTCATCCTCTATGAAGTTTTTTGCGGTATTTGGTTTTTTATCATAAAAAAATGTGACATTCGATAG
- the rpsU gene encoding 30S ribosomal protein S21 has protein sequence MSKTVVRKNESLDDALRRFKRAVTKAGTLQETRKREFYEKPSVKRKRKSEAARKRKKF, from the coding sequence ATGTCAAAAACAGTAGTACGCAAGAACGAATCACTTGATGATGCTCTTCGTCGTTTCAAACGTGCGGTTACTAAAGCTGGTACTCTTCAAGAAACACGCAAACGCGAATTCTACGAAAAACCATCTGTAAAACGTAAACGTAAATCAGAAGCAGCTCGCAAGCGTAAAAAATTCTAA